The DNA sequence TAGCCTACACTTTTTACTGTTATGTAGGCTACCTGACGAACAACGGTAGGTTACTATTTCCCGTTTCTGTccttaattattttaacatttaaatttcataactaaaaaatatatgttatttaattatttgaaactAATGTTGATTAGTTATGCTCGTGGAAAACACCACAGCGAGTTACAGCCCGACTTCCCCATAGCAACCTGACACCTCACCCTTCGTTCATCAGACACAGGAACTGATCTGGTTTGGCTCCTTTATAGACAAGGAACAgatgagctgttttttttttttttttttgactgcctGTTCATCGTAGCTCCTACGACATTTCTTAGTCTGCGAAATTAGGGTTCAAGGAAGGAGAAAACTTTTTACCGACCGAGTGAGAGGACGCAAACcgaacttcaaaaaaaataaaaataataagaggcattgtttcctctttatttttaaactcgTGTATTTAGCCTACGTTTCAAAGGAGAGGAAATGCAGCGTTTGTCACCGTTTCGGTACTATGTTGAACCCGTCGTTCTTTGTGCCCAACTTGCCAGTTCGTTCTATGATACTGGTTTACAGATGGTAGTGTATGAGCGATGCGCCAATGCGACCAACACCATCAATCACACCGCCACTgatgaggaaaaacagaaagccATTTCCAACTTTTACATGACTTACACTATATTGTCGAGCCTTCTCCCATTCATACCCGCTTATTTTCTGGCGAGACGTGGGGATAATGGGTACAGGAGGGTACCCATCGCTGTGCCTTTGGTGGGTTACCTGATTTCAAGAACTCTGCTCCTGCTGGTTATCCTGCTGGAGTTACCCATCGAAGTGATGTTTGGGGGAGCGGTGATTTATGGACTGTGTGGGGGATTTGCCTCGTATTGGGCAGGTGTCATGGCTCTTGTGTCCGTATCTTCAAGCGAGGGACGTAGATCACTACATTTGAGCAGGACAGAATTGATATACGGATTGGCGGGGTTTTTCGGTAGCATAGCGTCTGGCCACCTTTTCCAGTTGTATGTGGTTGAGAACAAACAAGGGGTAGTGCTTGTGGTTCTGAGTGTATTGCTGTATCTTTTCTGCTTTTTATACGTTGTTTTTGTGCTTAAAACGAGTCACGATGATCGAAAGTCAAGGAGCAGCCAAGATGGGCAAGATGGGCAAGAAATTGGAATACTGAATCATCGTTACCGTGATATTGTTAATGTCGTCCTCCTGTTCGCCAGTGCCATTCTGTATGATATTGCTGTTGCGGGTGCTATGGAGATTTTGATGTCTTTTGTAAGGAAAGAACCCTTAAACTGGAATGCTGTATACGTGGGATATGGCAACGCAGCAGGCTTCGCAATCTTCTTCACGAGTTTCCTCGGGGTCTTTGTTTTCTCCAAATGCGCAAGCGATACCACCTTGATCATAATTGGAATGCTGTCCTTCGCTGCCGGAATTTATTTTATGGCCTTCGTGACAGCAACATACATGTTCTATCTAGGTAAGatgcatttcattaaatatttatttttcatactgTATTGCTTATGCTTTCATTCAGTAAATGTTTGAAATACAGAAAGTGCATGGCTTCTTGAGCTTGAGGGTGATTTCACTCAATTTGTAGATATTTGGCGACATGCTGAAATAGTCCTCGATTCTCTGGTCTCCAGTGAGAGAAGCGGGTGCACTACCCATGCATGGCGTTAAAGAAGAATTCACCGTTAGCAGAGCAGTTAGGCTGCCTCCAAAGTATATcgctgaaatattaatttaattttgaaatactGACTTTCCAGATATGCTAGATAGCACCTGTTGAAAGGTCACAGTAAGTCTTACCTGGTACCAGAGAGTCCCGGCAAATATAGTAGGCCTATTCAATACTTTCGTAGGTATGACTGAGTGAAAGGATGTATTTACACACCAAATAGTATGTACTAGGGTCCAGACTGACCCTTTGAAAACTATATCACCATTGCAATGGCTCATGAGCTTTAGTAGGTTAGGCTTAAACAGATGGCATGGAAATCCTTCCTGGAAGCTGATCATTGGCCACTAttactttgatttattttaaataactatCAGTGTAGTCATCTGAAAACCACATATTGGACAGTAACTAGTGTGCATTTATGCAAACCTTCTGTGAAAGACAGTAAGGCTGAACACTGGCAGCCTAATATGGGCAGTTTCCAAACCTTCACAAGTCTTTTCTCTGCTTTGTTACAGCTCGAACTTTGACTCTGTTTGCACTCATCCCGATGCCAATCATTCGCTCTCTGTTGTCCAAACAAGTCCAGGGCTCTTCGTGTGGTAAGTTCTTGCGCTGGTACAGTAAATAGGCCTACAGAAATGATACACCCATTATAATAACATTGCATCATGTTTCTAATGACATAACACTGACGGGAAGCCttaaaatggagaaaacatTGGAGTACAACAAGGTCAGAAATGCTGTTGAAAAGAAGataagagaaaacagaaaatcccaTAGAAAAGCTTAGGCATTTATCTGATTTAGATTAAATCTGCAATGGTCAATCCAGGTTACACTTCTGAAAAATTTTAGAAATCACTGGGCTACTGCCAGACATAAGTATTTCAGTGGGTTGGTGGAGGAAAAGTATTTGTTTAACCGGTTTGTCCACGTTCCTTCTGAAAATGTGAGACAGAAAATTTCCCGAGTTGCATCACTGTATCTACTTCAGCAAGCACATGACTTGAGAACTGGGCGGGGTCTTATTTCATTCTGAAGCATGCAGTGACCTGGTTCACCCAGATTCATCTTCTCTTTCCTTATTTCATTCTTTCCTAAAGTCATTCTGAAGCATGCAGTGACCTGGTTTACCCAGACACATCCTGAGTATTTGACCAATAtatccatacaaaaaaaattacttaaatCTCAGGAACACTATGTTTGAACAATGCTGTTACAGGCAGCTAAGCTCTTATCCGAGAGAACAGGACTCATGACTCAAGACACATTAGTTAATGGAAAGTTATTTAGATAAAACAAGGCAATAATGTTCATTAGCTCAACTCGTGCctttcaccataaaaaaaaagtgtgcaaattgatttaatgaaaaaacaaaattatttaaaattggtCATTACTTTCCCTTTCCCCTATATAacttataaatatatttatttggtaAGTTctgacaaagcaaaaaattaATATGGCTGGAATTCAAGTATATGTTTTCAACACAATTGGTATCTCGTGATTGGTTCATTGTGGGATCTCAGTTTTAGTCATCTGATAATCGAGCCTGCTCTTTATGTTTGTGAAGTGAGGTGTACAAACAGAACTTTTGTGCACAAGCAGATATGAGAGAGGAAGTGCGTGTGGTTGCCATGGTCTTGCAGCCAAGTTAAGCCCCCTTTTCACCACAAgaaccttttccagaactcAGGAAGTTTTTGCAGTGAAGAAGAGGCACAGACTTCAGTATGCATCATTAAACATTACTTCTTTTGCTGTAATCAAGgttatagacacacacacacacacgcatgtacaaatgcacacacgcacacttaaatgcaaaagtattgggactgTTTGTCAAATCAGTTGTTTCCTCTGTACTAATCagatttgtattttcaaatcaaacaatgactaTGAGGCAAAATTCAATGTCTGCATTGTGAattcatgtgttattttatttatttttgtttttgcttttatagATATTGAACCATATTAGCTGTTTCAAATTTCACAGGTTTACCTGTGCCATATCAAGAACAAATATGTAtgtgtcccaaacgttatggaaCTCAcaggttaaagtgcacatcctctgcttttattgaagggtatttTTAACTTTTAGAAAGGTTGTAGAAAgatgtataaattacagcagtttttacatatgtaaaaatatgttataataatgtgtttttcaaagtgGAGCAGAGCATAATGGGTACAGTgaggtaataaaataatatataaataaactataCTATGCATCCCATGCCCCTGTCGGTTGGGTGGCTTTTACTTTGATAAGCAATACCAAGTCTCCCCATTTCActgaattctgaaaataattatacatGATTTTCACCTCTAAGAGCGGAAGCAACAACATTTCCCTGTCAGCCAATATGAGTTAGCAAGCCCAAACCTACACTACCTTGAGAATACTGTGCCTGAAGCCACACTTTAAAACTAATGTACAAACATAAACCCACATTTACGTATAGTCATTTACACTATTTGTTATTGTGATATACTGTGTAATCTCACAATTCAATAAGGAGCTGTGaaattccaaaaatataaagtgccatgaaaaagtgttggcccccttcctgatttaatctattattgtatatttgtcacactgaatggtttcagatctttagacaaaatgtaatattatacgGAGGGAACccaagtaaacacaaaatatgtttttgaaattgttatttcatttatttcatgaaaaaagacatCAAACAGCCTATCATGGAATTTCtaaatggtgaaaccaaagtgtatagaAATGaccattaaataaatgctgaaaatgtgcacttcaaatattaaattgtgGTGTTCAGTGCCATATCAAGAAGAAATAAACAATGTCTTCttcccaaacatcatggagcccactgtacatacacacacagtaacatgaTTGTAAAATGTCACCCGGATTCTTGCTAAAGCCCAGAGAGAAGTGTGTAGATGTGAAAGTGTAGTTTCCCTTTTTCATTCTCCACCCCACAGGAACTGAAAGTCAGACATTTCCTCCTGCCATTGTTGTCTTGTTGATTACCAAAacatcttgtttttaaatggagaagATAAAAAGAGGATAAAGCAGAAGCGGAAAGACTAGGTTAGgtgaataaatgtgaaaaagcaCATCAGGCATAGGCTTCattgattttttcaaaattgttgaAAACTTTACACAGTTCCAGTCTTTCCACATTTGTCACAGTGTGTAATACCATGTTCTGtgacttaaataaaaataaagtccAGGCTTAAGTTACCATTAAGTAATCAGGTTGATAAGTGAAATAGCTCCCTCTACTGACTAACAGTTGACACAAAACGGTATAAAGTCCACAACATTTGAAAGATGGCTCAGCTTTGTtaataattatgtatttcataattttagaGCTCGACATTGATTGTCTAAAACAGATTTGAAAATGTCATAGAAATTAGCAATTTTCAGGCTATTGCCTTTAacctcctaaattattttttgtccacAGGTATAAAAATCCATCCACCTCTACTCATTAAGTGTCAGCTATTTCCTGCAGTCTCTCCAACTCCCCATATCCACCtccatttcatgttttattcagtgtttttaaaactgccctccccctccagggTGTCTGGGGATTGAACAACATCATCTTAAAGCCAGGCACAACCCTAGCCCAACATCGACAACATAATTGCACAATAAAACTCTTGCATACCCACTGTTCCTTACTCTACTAAATTAATAGTTGTGCGTAACAACACTTGTTTTCTCCACAGGGAAAATTCTCACAATGCTGCAGCTCTCCTTTTCCCTGGCCAGCCTGGCCTATTCCCCAATCTTCACTAAGGTTTACCAGGCTACGCTCGAGTGGTTCCCTGGATTCACCTTCCTCTTCTCCAGCATACTCACAGTCCTCGCCATCATACCCACAAGGTAACTGGAGGGGTCCTTCTCTGCAGTCAATTCAAGGCTGATTCATATTGatttctgaatgatttattggGGCTCTAGCGATGACTCGCAGCATTCTCTCGTTATTTATCTCCATGTGTGGCGATGCTTAGCATTAGagggtgagtgaatgagtgagtaatgAGAATGTGAGCATTAGagggtgagtgaatgagtaatGAGAATGTGAGCATTAGagggtgagtgaatgagtgagtaatgAGAATGTGAGCATTAGagggtgagtgaatgagtgagtaatgAGAATGTGAGCATTAGAGGgtagtgaatgagtgagtaatgAGAATGTGAGCATTAGAGGGTGAGTGAACGAATGAGTGATGGGAATGTGAGCATTAGagggtgagtgaatgagtgagtaatgAGAATGTGAGCATTAGagggtgagtgaatgagtgagtaatgAGAATGTGAGCATTAGagggtgagtgaatgagtgagtaatgAGAATGTGAGCATTAGagggtgagtgaatgagtaatGAGAATGTGATCATTAGagggtgagtgaatgagtaatGAGAATGTGAGCATTAGagggtgagtgaatgagtaatGAGAATGTGAGCATTAGAGGGTGAGTGAATTAGTGAGTAATGAGAATGTGATCATTAGagggtgagtgaatgagtaatGAGAATGTGAGCATTAGagggtgagtgaatgagtgagtaatgAGAATGTGAGCATTAGagggtgagtgaatgagtgagtaatgAGAATGTGAGCATTAGagggtgagtgaatgagtgagtaatgAGAATGTGAACATTAGAGGGTGAGTGAACGAATGAGTGATGGGAATGTGAGCATTAGagggtgagtgaatgagtgagtaatgAGAATGTGAGCATTAGagggtgagtgaatgagtgagtaatgAGAATGTGAGCATTAGAGGGTGAGTGAACGAATGAGTGATGGGAATGTGAGCATTAGagggtgagtgaatgagtgagtaatgAGAATGTGAACATTAGagggtgagtgaatgagtgagtaatgAGGATGTGAGCATTAGAGggagtgtgaatgaatgagtaatGGTAATGTGTCCCAATATTgtcttccattttaaataaaatcacttgAAATGatttgtctttctcttttttaagcATTGTGGGCTGCAGGACCGCCAGACAGGAGGGTTATGAGAGGATACAGGGTAACTGATGGATGAGAACGTCGGCCACTATCGTTCACCTGCTCCACCTCTTTTAAGGGCCAGAAACATCAGGGAGGACAGCCTGACGGAaggaatacattacattacaaatccagagcaacttacacaacttttttttttttttaaacgttgcgtccatttatacagtcagatatatatactgaagcaatgcaggttaaggacCTCAAGGGCACAACGTCATTGTCCTACTCAGTCGTTTCCTCCTGGACTTTTATCCAGTCCTCATGGTAATCAAAACTACTGGCCTCAGatttaatgcaaatgcaaaaacattttacagcaacTAAATAAATGACAGGAGTTACATCAGTCATTAGAATGGGGATATTTTTGAATCCTGAAAGACAAGAGTGTGATTATACTGGATTCtctggaaacaaaaaataattatgctttGATGTTAGTTGCTGTAAATGAACCTAAAGGCCTAATTTGTATAATGTGGTATTTTTAATATCagagttaaattattttatttaactgacATGTCTGAAGAGCAGCATTTGCTTGGTATGTAAATTTATTGATGGCAATTTGACACGGCTTTTCAGAATGTTGACATATAAGAATTATGCAAGGGATTTATACAATGATTGtttaatgtatatattgtaCATGTACTGTCCACTTTTATGGACATTTGATAtttctttattatattttgtacttttataaaaatgttgataaaaCATGTTGTCAATAGATTGAGGTTGGAGGATTGGACAGCTGACACAGGAAAAATGTAGGAGTCAAATTACCGAGTGTCTTTTGCACAGTGAGGGGATGTGTCCTTTTGATAGAGGATTTGGAAACAGTTTGAAATAGATTTTATTAGATTATTGGTGACCCAGAATAGTCTAAAAcaggggttctcaaactcggtcctgggtccttgtgtatgttggttttcattccaaccagtCGCGAtcctagaattttttttaatttttttcttaattaggtacTTTTCGcatttagagggattatttaccctctgaaGCCACATagtgtcagaaatagctatgcatgtcataaagaataaaagtccaAACTAGAGGTGAATCAACAGGCTtctaatttgtgtgtgtggacacctgaccaCTACAAttaaccatctggaagataacaaagaattaaaaaactaagcaaatgtttattcaaacctgcattgcattatgtttacgggggaaaaaataataagaatgaataataaaaaaacctaattaggagcctattgatttacTTCTGTCTTCCATATCAAAAAAAGTTCCCTCTTTTAATGTAATTGTACTATCACAATATGCACAGTGTAGTACAATATCAGCACgggaattttattctttgtggaagcaaagctatttcagacataacattaagagggtaaataattcctctaCAAtagaaaagcacctaattaagaatttgcaacattttgttaaaattattgGATTGAGATTGTGGCTGGAACGAAAATCAGCATACACAGGAGAggcccaggactgagtttgggaaAACACTTGTCTAAAatatcaataacaaaaaaagatctTTTGAATATTACAGTTACAATGTAACATTTCCTTCGGTCACAAACAACTGCACgtctatatttttaaaagtgccCTTTTTAATGATTTCAATATACACTGCAATTTGActtgaaaaaaacatgtatcCTCGGTTAGTATGATATTTCACACAATGTGAACAATAACAAGGAATTATAAAGATGAAAATAAGGCGAAGTGAAAATTGCAGGCAACAGCGACAGCAGTTTTATGTTCAAAATTGTCAGGTCCATCCACTATCATTTCAGCCCAGATCAGAACAAGCATGTCCAAAATATACAGAAGTGTACTTCAGATGATGACATATGTCCATCCAGTCTGCCCTTGCACTTTCATTAATCTAAGGAAGCATACTATTTTTGGCAGCAACTGTAGTATCTTCACTTAAGGCTAGATGGGCAAAAGGCATCACCATGGTAGTTAATGagtgcagttttttaaaatccttcaCAACATAATATCATGAATCGCTTGACTGCTgatctcaataaaataaaaaggcagacACTTGCAGAAATTGTACATTCAACGTAAAATGACAAAGTGGGATGTTCAATTTTATAAGTAGACAATACATGTGCTATGGACTGACAAGAGTGAACTGCGgtacattcaaatgtttttttattggtccAATATTTAAAATCAGTTGAGGTAAAGATAACTGCATCAAAACAACATTGATGAACGGGCTAATTTACACACTTGTAatttaaaacatcaaaatgtACATGTTATGAATTCCGTAGTAAACAATGCACAGTAGTGGAACAAAAGGAAAAGCATGTAATAAGCTATTtggctttttaacattttaagtttacaaaaataagaaagcCCCCTCTTGAACATCTCCACCTGTTCACCCTCAGAAACCTGACCTAACTtggattaaataaaacatgtttgtacAAGCTTGCAGGGTAATggacatatatacattttttctagACACATAAGGCAGTCCTAACTGATAGGATGACTTTTTGAAAAAGCAGTAATATTAGAAGGAACTGTACACAAAGTCAGGGCGTATTCAGTGGGTAGTTACAAAAGGTTATTTACCTtcaactgtaattattttttttatttgaatgttttggcaATTCAGGAAATTTAGGGTGTCCAATAATTAAATCTAAATCTATTAAGTATTTAGGACTCCTCCATGAGAATGATGAGCGTTTCTTAGAGCTTTGTATTCAACTGGTATGTCTGCAAGTGACCTGAAGTTCTGTATCTATATGGCTAATCTACAAGTAGAATCATTTAGAGATATGTTTCCATCAAGTAGATTTGAAATCCAGCTCAATCAAAGAGGTGTAAATGTTCAAATTTCATCCATGAATAAATTTCATACTCAATGAAGTTCTGTGCAGGATATTTTTTGCTACgacagtatgaaaaaaaaaaataataaaacattgtaGCTGCCTCAATT is a window from the Anguilla rostrata isolate EN2019 chromosome 14, ASM1855537v3, whole genome shotgun sequence genome containing:
- the LOC135239983 gene encoding solute carrier family 46 member 2, with product MQRLSPFRYYVEPVVLCAQLASSFYDTGLQMVVYERCANATNTINHTATDEEKQKAISNFYMTYTILSSLLPFIPAYFLARRGDNGYRRVPIAVPLVGYLISRTLLLLVILLELPIEVMFGGAVIYGLCGGFASYWAGVMALVSVSSSEGRRSLHLSRTELIYGLAGFFGSIASGHLFQLYVVENKQGVVLVVLSVLLYLFCFLYVVFVLKTSHDDRKSRSSQDGQDGQEIGILNHRYRDIVNVVLLFASAILYDIAVAGAMEILMSFVRKEPLNWNAVYVGYGNAAGFAIFFTSFLGVFVFSKCASDTTLIIIGMLSFAAGIYFMAFVTATYMFYLARTLTLFALIPMPIIRSLLSKQVQGSSCGKILTMLQLSFSLASLAYSPIFTKVYQATLEWFPGFTFLFSSILTVLAIIPTSIVGCRTARQEGYERIQGN